The following coding sequences are from one Macaca nemestrina isolate mMacNem1 chromosome 1, mMacNem.hap1, whole genome shotgun sequence window:
- the LOC105498267 gene encoding rho guanine nucleotide exchange factor 2 isoform X12: MSRIESLTRARIDRSKELASKTREKEKMKEAKDARYTNGHLFTTISVSGMTMCYACNKSITAKEALICPTCNVTIHNRCKDTLANCTKVKQKQQKAALLKNNTALQSVSLRSKTTIRERPSSAIYPSDSFRQSLLGSRRGRSSLSLAKSVSTTNIAGHFNDESPLGLRRILSQSTDSLNMRNRTLSVESLIDEAEVIYNELMSDFEMDEKDFAADSWSLAVDSSFLQQHKKEVMKQQDVIYELIQTELHHVRTLKIMTRLFRTGMLEELQLEPGVVQGLFPCVDELSDIHTRFLSQLLERRRQALCPGSTRNFVIQRLGDLLISQFSGPSAEQMRKTYSEFCSRHTKALKLYKELYARDKRFQQFIRKVTRSAVLKRHGVQECILLVTQRITKYPVLISRILQHSHGIEEERQDLTTALGLVKELLSNVDQDIYELEKGARLQEIYNRMDPRAQTPVPGKGPFGREELLRRKLIHDGCLLWKTATGRFKDVLMLLMTDVLVFLQEKDQKYIFPTLDKPSVVSLQNLIVRDIANQEKGMFLISAAPPEMYEVHTASRDDRSTWIRVIQQSVRICPSREDFPLIETEDEAYLRRIKMELQQKDRALVELLREKVGLFAEMTHFQAEEDGGSGMALPTLPRGLFRSESLESPRGERLLQDAIREVEGLKDLLVGPGVELLLTPREPALPLEPDSGGNTSPGVTANGEARTFNGSIELCRADSDSSQRDRNGNQLRSPQEEALQRLVNLYGLLHGLQAAVAQQDTLMEARFPEGPERREKLCRANSRDGEAGRAGAAPVAPEKQATELALLQRQHALLQEELRRCRRLGEERATEAGSLEARLRESEQARALLEREAEEARRQLAALGQTEPLPAEAPWARRPVDPRRRSLPAGDALYLSFNPPQPNRGTDRLDLPVTTRSVHRHFEDRERQELGSPEERLQDSSDPDTGSEEEGSSRLSPPHSPRGETLAETWTRDFTRMQDIPEETESRDGEAVASES; encoded by the exons ATGTCTCGGATCGAATCCCTCACGCGGGCACGGATCGACCGGAGCAAAGAGCTGGCGAGCAAG ACCCGGGAAAAGGAGAAGATGAAGGAAGCCAAGGATGCCCGCTATACCAATGGGCACCTCTTCACCACCATCTCAGTTTCAGGCATGACCATGTGCTATGCCTGTAACAAGAGCATCACAGCCAAGGAAGCCCTCATCTGCCCAA CCTGCAATGTGACTATCCACAACCGCTGTAAAGACACCCTCGCCAACTGTACCAAGGTCAAGCAGAAG CAACAGAAAGCAGCCCTGCTGAAGAACAACACTGCCTTGCAGTCCGTCTCTCTGCGAAGTAAGA CAACCATCCGGGAGCGGCCAAGCTCGGCCATCTACCCCTCCGACAGCTTCCGGCAGTCCCTCCTAGGCTCCCGCCGTGGCCGCTCCTCCTTGTCTTTAGCCAAGAGTGTTTCCACCACCAACATTGCTGG ACATTTCAATGATGAGTCTCCCCTGGGGCTGCGCCGGATCCTCTCACAGTCCACAGACTCCCTCAACATGCGGAACCGAACCCTATCAGTGGAATCCCTCATTGACGAAG CAGAGGTAATCTACAATGAGCTGATGAGTGACTTTGAGATGGATGAGAAGGACTTTGCAGCTGACTCCTGGAGCCTTGCTGTGGACAGCAGCTTCCTGCAGCAGCATAAAAAGGAGGTGATGAAGCAGCAGGATGTCATCTATG AGCTAATCCAGACAGAGCTGCACCACGTGAGGACACTGAAGATCATGACCCGCCTCTTCCGCACGGGGATGCTGGAAGAGCTACAGTTGGAGCCGGGAGTGGTCCAGGGCCTGTTCCCCTGCGTGGACGAGCTCAGTGACATCCACACACGCTTCCTTAGCCAGCTATTAGAACGCCGACGCCAGGCCCTGTGCCCTGGCAGTACCCGGAACTTTGTCATTCAGCGCTTGGGTGATCTGCTTATCAGCCAG TTCTCAGGTCCTAGCGCGGAGCAGATGCGTAAGACCTACTCGGAGTTCTGCAGCCGCCACACCAAGGCCTTAAAGCTCTATAAAGAGCTGTATGCCCGAGATAAACGCTTCCAGCAATTCATCCGG AAAGTGACCCGCTCTGCCGTGCTCAAGCGGCACGGGGTACAGGAGTGCATCCTGCTGGTGACTCAGCGCATCACCAAGTACCCAGTACTCATCAGCCGCATCCTGCAGCATTCCCACG GGATCGAGGAGGAACGCCAGGACCTGACCACAGCACTGGGGCTAGTGAAGGAGCTGCTGTCCAATGTGGACCAGGATATTTATGAGCTGGAGAAAGGGGCCCGTCTGCAGGAGATCTACAACCGCATGGACCCTCGGGCCCAAACCCCAGTGCCTGGCAAGGGCCCCTTTGGCCGAGAGGAACTTCTGCGGCGCAAACTCATCCACGATGGCTGCCTGCTCTGGAAGACAGCAACGGGGCGCTTCAAAG ATGTGCTAATGCTGCTGATGACAGATGTACTGGTGTTTCTCCAGGAAAAGGACCAGAAGTACATCTTTCCTACCCTG GACAAGCCCTCAGTGGTATCGCTGCAGAATCTAATCGTACGGGACATCGCCAACCAGGAGAAAGGGATGTTTCTGATTAGCGCAGCCCCACCTGAGATGTACGAGGTGCACACAGCATCCCGGGATGACCGGAGCACCTGGATCCGGGTCATTCAGCAGAGCGTGCGCAT ATGCCCATCCAGGGAGGACTTCCCCCTGATTGAGACAGAGGATGAGGCTTACCTGCGGCGAATTAAGA TGGAGTTGCAGCAGAAGGACCGGGCACTGGTGGAGCTGCTGCGAGAGAAGGTTGGGCTGTTTGCTGAGATGACCCATTTCCAGGCCGAAGAGGATGGTGGCAGTGGGATGGCCCTGCCCACCCTGCCCAGGGGCCTTTTCCGCTCCGAGTCCCTTGAGTCCCCTCGTGGCGAGCGGCTGCTGCAGGATGCCATCCGTGAGG TGGAGGGTCTGAAAGACCTGCTGGTGGGGCCAGGAGTGGAACTGCTCTTGACACCCCGAGAACCAGCCCTGCCCTTGGAACCAGACAGCGGTGGTAACACGAGTCCTGGGGTCACTGCCA ATGGTGAGGCCAGAACCTTCAATGGCTCCATTGAACTGTGCAGAGCCGACTCAGACTCCAGCCAGAGG GATCGAAATGGAAATCAGCTGAGATCACCCCAAGAG GAGGCGTTGCAGCGATTGGTCAATCTCTATGGACTTCTACATGGCCTACAG GCAGCTGTGGCCCAGCAGGACACTTTGATGGAAGCCCGGTTCCCTGAGGGCCCTGAGCGGCGGGAGAAGCTGTGCCGAGCCAACTCTCGGGATGGGGAggctggcagggctggggctgccCCTGTGGCCCCTGAAAAGCAGGCCACAGAACTGGCATTACTGCAGCGGCAACATGCGCTGCTGCAGGAGGAGCTACGGCGCTGCCGGCGGCTAGGTGAAGAACGGGCAACCGAAGCTGGCAGCCTGGAGGCCCGGCTCCGGGAGAGTGAGCAGGCCCGGGCGCTGCTGGAGCGGGAGGCTGAAGAGGCTCGAAGGCAGCTGGCCGCCCTGGGCCAGACCGAGCCACTCCCAGCCGAGGCCCCCTGGGCCCGCAGACCTGTGGATCCTCGGCGGCGCAGCCTCCCTGCAGGCGATGCCCTGTACTTGAGTTTCAACCCCCCACAG CCCAACCGAGGCACAGACCGCCTGGATCTGCCTGTCACTACTCGCTCTGTCCATCGACACTTTGAGGACCGAGAGAGGCAGGAACTGGGGAGCCCTGAAGAGCGGCTGCAAGATAGCAGTGACCCTGACACTGGCAGTGAGGAGGAAGGTAGCAGCCGTCTGTCTCCGCCCCACAGTCCACGAGGTGAGACCCTGGCGGAGACATGGACCAGAG ACTTTACCAGAATGCAGGACATCCCGGAGGAGACGGAGAGCCGCGACGGGGAGGCTGTAGCCTCCGAGAGCTAA
- the LOC105498267 gene encoding rho guanine nucleotide exchange factor 2 isoform X7 has product MSRIESLTRARIDRSKELASKTREKEKMKEAKDARYTNGHLFTTISVSGMTMCYACNKSITAKEALICPTCNVTIHNRCKDTLANCTKVKQKQQKAALLKNNTALQSVSLRSKTTIRERPSSAIYPSDSFRQSLLGSRRGRSSLSLAKSVSTTNIAGHFNDESPLGLRRILSQSTDSLNMRNRTLSVESLIDEAEVIYNELMSDFEMDEKDFAADSWSLAVDSSFLQQHKKEVMKQQDVIYELIQTELHHVRTLKIMTRLFRTGMLEELQLEPGVVQGLFPCVDELSDIHTRFLSQLLERRRQALCPGSTRNFVIQRLGDLLISQFSGPSAEQMRKTYSEFCSRHTKALKLYKELYARDKRFQQFIRKVTRSAVLKRHGVQECILLVTQRITKYPVLISRILQHSHGIEEERQDLTTALGLVKELLSNVDQDIYELEKGARLQEIYNRMDPRAQTPVPGKGPFGREELLRRKLIHDGCLLWKTATGRFKDVLMLLMTDVLVFLQEKDQKYIFPTLDKPSVVSLQNLIVRDIANQEKGMFLISAAPPEMYEVHTASRDDRSTWIRVIQQSVRICPSREDFPLIETEDEAYLRRIKMELQQKDRALVELLREKVGLFAEMTHFQAEEDGGSGMALPTLPRGLFRSESLESPRGERLLQDAIREVEGLKDLLVGPGVELLLTPREPALPLEPDSGGNTSPGVTANGEARTFNGSIELCRADSDSSQRDRNGNQLRSPQEEALQRLVNLYGLLHGLQAAVAQQDTLMEARFPEGPERREKLCRANSRDGEAGRAGAAPVAPEKQATELALLQRQHALLQEELRRCRRLGEERATEAGSLEARLRESEQARALLEREAEEARRQLAALGQTEPLPAEAPWARRPVDPRRRSLPAGDALYLSFNPPQPNRGTDRLDLPVTTRSVHRHFEDRERQELGSPEERLQDSSDPDTGSEEEGSSRLSPPHSPRDFTRMQDIPEETESRDGEAVASES; this is encoded by the exons ATGTCTCGGATCGAATCCCTCACGCGGGCACGGATCGACCGGAGCAAAGAGCTGGCGAGCAAG ACCCGGGAAAAGGAGAAGATGAAGGAAGCCAAGGATGCCCGCTATACCAATGGGCACCTCTTCACCACCATCTCAGTTTCAGGCATGACCATGTGCTATGCCTGTAACAAGAGCATCACAGCCAAGGAAGCCCTCATCTGCCCAA CCTGCAATGTGACTATCCACAACCGCTGTAAAGACACCCTCGCCAACTGTACCAAGGTCAAGCAGAAG CAACAGAAAGCAGCCCTGCTGAAGAACAACACTGCCTTGCAGTCCGTCTCTCTGCGAAGTAAGA CAACCATCCGGGAGCGGCCAAGCTCGGCCATCTACCCCTCCGACAGCTTCCGGCAGTCCCTCCTAGGCTCCCGCCGTGGCCGCTCCTCCTTGTCTTTAGCCAAGAGTGTTTCCACCACCAACATTGCTGG ACATTTCAATGATGAGTCTCCCCTGGGGCTGCGCCGGATCCTCTCACAGTCCACAGACTCCCTCAACATGCGGAACCGAACCCTATCAGTGGAATCCCTCATTGACGAAG CAGAGGTAATCTACAATGAGCTGATGAGTGACTTTGAGATGGATGAGAAGGACTTTGCAGCTGACTCCTGGAGCCTTGCTGTGGACAGCAGCTTCCTGCAGCAGCATAAAAAGGAGGTGATGAAGCAGCAGGATGTCATCTATG AGCTAATCCAGACAGAGCTGCACCACGTGAGGACACTGAAGATCATGACCCGCCTCTTCCGCACGGGGATGCTGGAAGAGCTACAGTTGGAGCCGGGAGTGGTCCAGGGCCTGTTCCCCTGCGTGGACGAGCTCAGTGACATCCACACACGCTTCCTTAGCCAGCTATTAGAACGCCGACGCCAGGCCCTGTGCCCTGGCAGTACCCGGAACTTTGTCATTCAGCGCTTGGGTGATCTGCTTATCAGCCAG TTCTCAGGTCCTAGCGCGGAGCAGATGCGTAAGACCTACTCGGAGTTCTGCAGCCGCCACACCAAGGCCTTAAAGCTCTATAAAGAGCTGTATGCCCGAGATAAACGCTTCCAGCAATTCATCCGG AAAGTGACCCGCTCTGCCGTGCTCAAGCGGCACGGGGTACAGGAGTGCATCCTGCTGGTGACTCAGCGCATCACCAAGTACCCAGTACTCATCAGCCGCATCCTGCAGCATTCCCACG GGATCGAGGAGGAACGCCAGGACCTGACCACAGCACTGGGGCTAGTGAAGGAGCTGCTGTCCAATGTGGACCAGGATATTTATGAGCTGGAGAAAGGGGCCCGTCTGCAGGAGATCTACAACCGCATGGACCCTCGGGCCCAAACCCCAGTGCCTGGCAAGGGCCCCTTTGGCCGAGAGGAACTTCTGCGGCGCAAACTCATCCACGATGGCTGCCTGCTCTGGAAGACAGCAACGGGGCGCTTCAAAG ATGTGCTAATGCTGCTGATGACAGATGTACTGGTGTTTCTCCAGGAAAAGGACCAGAAGTACATCTTTCCTACCCTG GACAAGCCCTCAGTGGTATCGCTGCAGAATCTAATCGTACGGGACATCGCCAACCAGGAGAAAGGGATGTTTCTGATTAGCGCAGCCCCACCTGAGATGTACGAGGTGCACACAGCATCCCGGGATGACCGGAGCACCTGGATCCGGGTCATTCAGCAGAGCGTGCGCAT ATGCCCATCCAGGGAGGACTTCCCCCTGATTGAGACAGAGGATGAGGCTTACCTGCGGCGAATTAAGA TGGAGTTGCAGCAGAAGGACCGGGCACTGGTGGAGCTGCTGCGAGAGAAGGTTGGGCTGTTTGCTGAGATGACCCATTTCCAGGCCGAAGAGGATGGTGGCAGTGGGATGGCCCTGCCCACCCTGCCCAGGGGCCTTTTCCGCTCCGAGTCCCTTGAGTCCCCTCGTGGCGAGCGGCTGCTGCAGGATGCCATCCGTGAGG TGGAGGGTCTGAAAGACCTGCTGGTGGGGCCAGGAGTGGAACTGCTCTTGACACCCCGAGAACCAGCCCTGCCCTTGGAACCAGACAGCGGTGGTAACACGAGTCCTGGGGTCACTGCCA ATGGTGAGGCCAGAACCTTCAATGGCTCCATTGAACTGTGCAGAGCCGACTCAGACTCCAGCCAGAGG GATCGAAATGGAAATCAGCTGAGATCACCCCAAGAG GAGGCGTTGCAGCGATTGGTCAATCTCTATGGACTTCTACATGGCCTACAG GCAGCTGTGGCCCAGCAGGACACTTTGATGGAAGCCCGGTTCCCTGAGGGCCCTGAGCGGCGGGAGAAGCTGTGCCGAGCCAACTCTCGGGATGGGGAggctggcagggctggggctgccCCTGTGGCCCCTGAAAAGCAGGCCACAGAACTGGCATTACTGCAGCGGCAACATGCGCTGCTGCAGGAGGAGCTACGGCGCTGCCGGCGGCTAGGTGAAGAACGGGCAACCGAAGCTGGCAGCCTGGAGGCCCGGCTCCGGGAGAGTGAGCAGGCCCGGGCGCTGCTGGAGCGGGAGGCTGAAGAGGCTCGAAGGCAGCTGGCCGCCCTGGGCCAGACCGAGCCACTCCCAGCCGAGGCCCCCTGGGCCCGCAGACCTGTGGATCCTCGGCGGCGCAGCCTCCCTGCAGGCGATGCCCTGTACTTGAGTTTCAACCCCCCACAG CCCAACCGAGGCACAGACCGCCTGGATCTGCCTGTCACTACTCGCTCTGTCCATCGACACTTTGAGGACCGAGAGAGGCAGGAACTGGGGAGCCCTGAAGAGCGGCTGCAAGATAGCAGTGACCCTGACACTGGCAGTGAGGAGGAAGGTAGCAGCCGTCTGTCTCCGCCCCACAGTCCACGAG ACTTTACCAGAATGCAGGACATCCCGGAGGAGACGGAGAGCCGCGACGGGGAGGCTGTAGCCTCCGAGAGCTAA
- the LOC105498267 gene encoding rho guanine nucleotide exchange factor 2 isoform X8, whose protein sequence is MSRIESLTRARIDRSKELASKTREKEKMKEAKDARYTNGHLFTTISVSGMTMCYACNKSITAKEALICPTCNVTIHNRCKDTLANCTKVKQKQQKAALLKNNTALQSVSLRSKTTIRERPSSAIYPSDSFRQSLLGSRRGRSSLSLAKSVSTTNIAGHFNDESPLGLRRILSQSTDSLNMRNRTLSVESLIDEEVIYNELMSDFEMDEKDFAADSWSLAVDSSFLQQHKKEVMKQQDVIYELIQTELHHVRTLKIMTRLFRTGMLEELQLEPGVVQGLFPCVDELSDIHTRFLSQLLERRRQALCPGSTRNFVIQRLGDLLISQFSGPSAEQMRKTYSEFCSRHTKALKLYKELYARDKRFQQFIRKVTRSAVLKRHGVQECILLVTQRITKYPVLISRILQHSHGIEEERQDLTTALGLVKELLSNVDQDIYELEKGARLQEIYNRMDPRAQTPVPGKGPFGREELLRRKLIHDGCLLWKTATGRFKDVLMLLMTDVLVFLQEKDQKYIFPTLDKPSVVSLQNLIVRDIANQEKGMFLISAAPPEMYEVHTASRDDRSTWIRVIQQSVRICPSREDFPLIETEDEAYLRRIKMELQQKDRALVELLREKVGLFAEMTHFQAEEDGGSGMALPTLPRGLFRSESLESPRGERLLQDAIREVEGLKDLLVGPGVELLLTPREPALPLEPDSGGNTSPGVTANGEARTFNGSIELCRADSDSSQRDRNGNQLRSPQEEALQRLVNLYGLLHGLQAAVAQQDTLMEARFPEGPERREKLCRANSRDGEAGRAGAAPVAPEKQATELALLQRQHALLQEELRRCRRLGEERATEAGSLEARLRESEQARALLEREAEEARRQLAALGQTEPLPAEAPWARRPVDPRRRSLPAGDALYLSFNPPQPNRGTDRLDLPVTTRSVHRHFEDRERQELGSPEERLQDSSDPDTGSEEEGSSRLSPPHSPRDFTRMQDIPEETESRDGEAVASES, encoded by the exons ATGTCTCGGATCGAATCCCTCACGCGGGCACGGATCGACCGGAGCAAAGAGCTGGCGAGCAAG ACCCGGGAAAAGGAGAAGATGAAGGAAGCCAAGGATGCCCGCTATACCAATGGGCACCTCTTCACCACCATCTCAGTTTCAGGCATGACCATGTGCTATGCCTGTAACAAGAGCATCACAGCCAAGGAAGCCCTCATCTGCCCAA CCTGCAATGTGACTATCCACAACCGCTGTAAAGACACCCTCGCCAACTGTACCAAGGTCAAGCAGAAG CAACAGAAAGCAGCCCTGCTGAAGAACAACACTGCCTTGCAGTCCGTCTCTCTGCGAAGTAAGA CAACCATCCGGGAGCGGCCAAGCTCGGCCATCTACCCCTCCGACAGCTTCCGGCAGTCCCTCCTAGGCTCCCGCCGTGGCCGCTCCTCCTTGTCTTTAGCCAAGAGTGTTTCCACCACCAACATTGCTGG ACATTTCAATGATGAGTCTCCCCTGGGGCTGCGCCGGATCCTCTCACAGTCCACAGACTCCCTCAACATGCGGAACCGAACCCTATCAGTGGAATCCCTCATTGACGAAG AGGTAATCTACAATGAGCTGATGAGTGACTTTGAGATGGATGAGAAGGACTTTGCAGCTGACTCCTGGAGCCTTGCTGTGGACAGCAGCTTCCTGCAGCAGCATAAAAAGGAGGTGATGAAGCAGCAGGATGTCATCTATG AGCTAATCCAGACAGAGCTGCACCACGTGAGGACACTGAAGATCATGACCCGCCTCTTCCGCACGGGGATGCTGGAAGAGCTACAGTTGGAGCCGGGAGTGGTCCAGGGCCTGTTCCCCTGCGTGGACGAGCTCAGTGACATCCACACACGCTTCCTTAGCCAGCTATTAGAACGCCGACGCCAGGCCCTGTGCCCTGGCAGTACCCGGAACTTTGTCATTCAGCGCTTGGGTGATCTGCTTATCAGCCAG TTCTCAGGTCCTAGCGCGGAGCAGATGCGTAAGACCTACTCGGAGTTCTGCAGCCGCCACACCAAGGCCTTAAAGCTCTATAAAGAGCTGTATGCCCGAGATAAACGCTTCCAGCAATTCATCCGG AAAGTGACCCGCTCTGCCGTGCTCAAGCGGCACGGGGTACAGGAGTGCATCCTGCTGGTGACTCAGCGCATCACCAAGTACCCAGTACTCATCAGCCGCATCCTGCAGCATTCCCACG GGATCGAGGAGGAACGCCAGGACCTGACCACAGCACTGGGGCTAGTGAAGGAGCTGCTGTCCAATGTGGACCAGGATATTTATGAGCTGGAGAAAGGGGCCCGTCTGCAGGAGATCTACAACCGCATGGACCCTCGGGCCCAAACCCCAGTGCCTGGCAAGGGCCCCTTTGGCCGAGAGGAACTTCTGCGGCGCAAACTCATCCACGATGGCTGCCTGCTCTGGAAGACAGCAACGGGGCGCTTCAAAG ATGTGCTAATGCTGCTGATGACAGATGTACTGGTGTTTCTCCAGGAAAAGGACCAGAAGTACATCTTTCCTACCCTG GACAAGCCCTCAGTGGTATCGCTGCAGAATCTAATCGTACGGGACATCGCCAACCAGGAGAAAGGGATGTTTCTGATTAGCGCAGCCCCACCTGAGATGTACGAGGTGCACACAGCATCCCGGGATGACCGGAGCACCTGGATCCGGGTCATTCAGCAGAGCGTGCGCAT ATGCCCATCCAGGGAGGACTTCCCCCTGATTGAGACAGAGGATGAGGCTTACCTGCGGCGAATTAAGA TGGAGTTGCAGCAGAAGGACCGGGCACTGGTGGAGCTGCTGCGAGAGAAGGTTGGGCTGTTTGCTGAGATGACCCATTTCCAGGCCGAAGAGGATGGTGGCAGTGGGATGGCCCTGCCCACCCTGCCCAGGGGCCTTTTCCGCTCCGAGTCCCTTGAGTCCCCTCGTGGCGAGCGGCTGCTGCAGGATGCCATCCGTGAGG TGGAGGGTCTGAAAGACCTGCTGGTGGGGCCAGGAGTGGAACTGCTCTTGACACCCCGAGAACCAGCCCTGCCCTTGGAACCAGACAGCGGTGGTAACACGAGTCCTGGGGTCACTGCCA ATGGTGAGGCCAGAACCTTCAATGGCTCCATTGAACTGTGCAGAGCCGACTCAGACTCCAGCCAGAGG GATCGAAATGGAAATCAGCTGAGATCACCCCAAGAG GAGGCGTTGCAGCGATTGGTCAATCTCTATGGACTTCTACATGGCCTACAG GCAGCTGTGGCCCAGCAGGACACTTTGATGGAAGCCCGGTTCCCTGAGGGCCCTGAGCGGCGGGAGAAGCTGTGCCGAGCCAACTCTCGGGATGGGGAggctggcagggctggggctgccCCTGTGGCCCCTGAAAAGCAGGCCACAGAACTGGCATTACTGCAGCGGCAACATGCGCTGCTGCAGGAGGAGCTACGGCGCTGCCGGCGGCTAGGTGAAGAACGGGCAACCGAAGCTGGCAGCCTGGAGGCCCGGCTCCGGGAGAGTGAGCAGGCCCGGGCGCTGCTGGAGCGGGAGGCTGAAGAGGCTCGAAGGCAGCTGGCCGCCCTGGGCCAGACCGAGCCACTCCCAGCCGAGGCCCCCTGGGCCCGCAGACCTGTGGATCCTCGGCGGCGCAGCCTCCCTGCAGGCGATGCCCTGTACTTGAGTTTCAACCCCCCACAG CCCAACCGAGGCACAGACCGCCTGGATCTGCCTGTCACTACTCGCTCTGTCCATCGACACTTTGAGGACCGAGAGAGGCAGGAACTGGGGAGCCCTGAAGAGCGGCTGCAAGATAGCAGTGACCCTGACACTGGCAGTGAGGAGGAAGGTAGCAGCCGTCTGTCTCCGCCCCACAGTCCACGAG ACTTTACCAGAATGCAGGACATCCCGGAGGAGACGGAGAGCCGCGACGGGGAGGCTGTAGCCTCCGAGAGCTAA